aaaacctaaaatatagTTGCAAGTAGCTTTATGTTGTTTTTGGAAATTCTCATTTTAATGAGCAAATtctatgaaaaaataatttgacaTATCTATAAGTGCATTAATAACTGATCACATTTAATATTAGTTATACAGCTTGTGTTGAAATAAATGGTATTTTTAAGATACTTAATATGACTAACTAATTTTAACTTAAACAAGCTTATTTAAAAGATCATTGAAAAAGAATCAGTTATGCATCTACTAAATATCCAAGGACAAGTTCATAGGTCAAACCACCACCTGTTTTGAcctacatttttcttttatctctttCAACAACCACTAAGCGTAATTTCTTacacagttttataataaatatacaacacaGCTTCCTAAcctaaaatcaatgttttcaacTGTCAAGAcatgttaaaactaaaaacactgcaTTTCTCAGAGACATTACTACATCTTTCTGCaaaagtgtctgatcaaacttttTCTAATGAATTTTATGTAACTGACAGTTTTCTCTCTGTAAAATCACACTTCCACGTTGTTTTTGGTTGTATATTAATATACGAACAGCAATTTGCATTAACTTTCAGGAACACTTTAAACTAATTTCTCcattaaatgttacaaaagtttTACTTCTCTGGTTCATCATTTTGCAGAAATGTCATCATCTTCCCCCTTTGATTTGCTAATAATTGTATGCAGACAGGTTATTTCTCTGTGTGTTATAAACCATGCAAGAAGTGCTTGAATCATCATATTTAACCCAAGATGAGGAAGACGTGCAGCAGTCAGTCTTTGATACAAGCTAAAAAGTTCTCTAGGTGAATCTTTTACTGATGGTAAAGGATAAGTGAAGTAACGTTCAGCAAACTGAAAGCATCCAAGAGGGGCTAAAACCATAGGATAAAGAGCACCAATGCTAACTTGTAGTGCCATAGCTTTAATTTGTACACACATTGAACATGGAGTTTTACCAATCAAAATGTCAGATGTAATTAATGTAGAATGAAGGAGAGGAGTCAAGAATGATGGAAGTACAACCACAGGAATATAAGTAGACATACGAGCATAATTACGAAGGttcaaacactttctgtaataCTGATTACAATAAAAACCTCCTACTCCAGACATTGCTGAGAGAAGAATCTGTCCGTACGTAAAAGGCCAACtgtgaaagaaaataattcactttGTGAAATTGTATATGAAAATCAAGCAGTAACATGTTCAAATAAATTactaagtaatatataatattttgtaatacatcaGCGAGTTGTAAAGCACCTAACAACATCAAAATAAAtcacaattatattttcaaacaaaaggtTTCATCTTATGCAATTCCTTATTTCAGAGTTTGTTTTCACAATATTACAAGggaaaatacatgtaaaaaaaggaaaactaagCAAACAGTGCATGCAAAGCAAAAATAGTAATTTAGTTTTTGAAACAACACAAGAAAGCATCTTAACAAAATCAAATTGTGATGAGAAAGCCTTAAAGGTCCATTTGTATCACAAATGTGTATTTTGGAAATTGTTAACAATAATCtataaataatgtatgaaaagTATGCAAACAGGTAGTGGACAACTTGAGCATTTCATTTG
Above is a genomic segment from Tachypleus tridentatus isolate NWPU-2018 chromosome 11, ASM421037v1, whole genome shotgun sequence containing:
- the LOC143232399 gene encoding transmembrane protein 126 isoform X3, which produces MESLSSKSSRYVAKFEGGAVPEGSVLLTEEEAIQARFQFVHSWKPRSEVWPFTYGQILLSAMSGVGGFYCNQYYRKCLNLRNYARMSTYIPVVVLPSFLTPLLHSTLITSDILIGKTPCSMCVQIKAMALQVSIGALYPMVLAPLGCFQFAERYFTYPLPSVKDSPRELFSLYQRLTAARLPHLGLNMMIQALLAWFITHREITCLHTIISKSKGEDDDISAK
- the LOC143232399 gene encoding transmembrane protein 126 isoform X1; protein product: MAFKQHIKKKHARLNSLRALLQIYGLFGLKMESLSSKSSRYVAKFEGGAVPEGSVLLTEEEAIQARFQFVHSWKPRSEVWPFTYGQILLSAMSGVGGFYCNQYYRKCLNLRNYARMSTYIPVVVLPSFLTPLLHSTLITSDILIGKTPCSMCVQIKAMALQVSIGALYPMVLAPLGCFQFAERYFTYPLPSVKDSPRELFSLYQRLTAARLPHLGLNMMIQALLAWFITHREITCLHTIISKSKGEDDDISAK
- the LOC143232399 gene encoding transmembrane protein 126 isoform X2, whose amino-acid sequence is MELLINIFQAITKSGLKMESLSSKSSRYVAKFEGGAVPEGSVLLTEEEAIQARFQFVHSWKPRSEVWPFTYGQILLSAMSGVGGFYCNQYYRKCLNLRNYARMSTYIPVVVLPSFLTPLLHSTLITSDILIGKTPCSMCVQIKAMALQVSIGALYPMVLAPLGCFQFAERYFTYPLPSVKDSPRELFSLYQRLTAARLPHLGLNMMIQALLAWFITHREITCLHTIISKSKGEDDDISAK